In Chaetodon auriga isolate fChaAug3 chromosome 7, fChaAug3.hap1, whole genome shotgun sequence, a genomic segment contains:
- the cep126 gene encoding centrosomal protein of 126 kDa isoform X1, with product MQFLQDDFFYHSNSRLGADGGLEDEKQLLFEEQKLCRARARKFSSETNRRRKALDQRQKQWDLQEQQLRQNILQQRRQRVQDATERFQRAHLPPSQRFRLPWRRNVPDIEDALNQIRGTLSSCKRESSFLSSNSNIRICTPSPKPPTVSKPSHCQALSAVEAYTKLLQEKSVTCFKTLQHTEKTQEKQHDHSPQDNHLSDCCNSESLSSKDSLENEEPSTGIKNLQYSYSSLLFNSEKPHPDPRKQNDLFPASDLTSPSAMMLLGDDLPQSRKLHEPKQIKQEDSEGPGSNIRTSKSSWGFTSFEQTPKRESQSSLHNCNLLTLCEIASADPEHFEVNSQQNSPIDNVTVTDGAAHCNTALQPSCTKQEALLDLRQQRVYDDRQLKYPPAPEILLPAKNGNRKDILFGAPPKPNIFLNDSTADNASQEGTLQQTGQEIHYLSFQKEPAASINNLNKVSSSEPNTEKPINTTSVQHACLSNLQSDTLKCLKNPEEEVQKLPVSAGTSHSVCEVRFIKGILKKQSKYMSGDRTCVHGSGHLIFAKQVALAIRDSVELTRAKAKDVEGNNAIKKKLRWFDEVHEDKEDKKYDMMNQMKSKSSSLCQSSSNSEDHQLSLATVSGASRPGPSMTFPASTGYHFTKAWADVGVQVSLPQEGADEVKVPWSSTRTAGPKVPRRERSAKAGAGPVSSRTRKGTVIRPQSATEVSQIAKTQGKIMAPRPPPGMESVEEKTQHITKTPYGMDHTSVNCKQAVDVEQALHKNISEGFFSPYTHHEIRTDSTVMYTPLPPSYTCPVSEGSTKRAPSSGQQEAQGCIRRRGMVYSEKGLCLDCTPTDEEISQLWHGVCSALATKEAKAKLRRQAPESGRAVRKPCVEPSRQPPGSGNTRFPQPSQPTKQTTEPVRPFSGTYNMAFPDEGLESAAQLHLAEVRAEGLLEERDTVAAMETTQTQRPGTVQQRSQQQGLTTISLEEQKILLSLDRLNRQLFCVREHIGGNTGTRGLVLIDGPSTREVKVTNHHKHRASSTNSHSRSQKKL from the exons ATGCAATTTCTTCAAGACGACTTCTTCTACCACTC AAATTCAAGGCTGGGAGCTGATGGAGGCCTCGAGGATGAGAAACAACTTTTGTTTGAGGAGCAGAAGTTATGCAGAGCCCGAGCTCGCAAGTTTTCATCGGAAACCAACCGACGCAGGAA GGCTTTGGACCAAAGACAGAAGCAGTGGGACTTGCAGGAGCAACAGCTGAGACAGAACATCCTACAGCAACGCAGACAGCGAGTGCAGGATGCAACAGAGCGCTTCCAAAGAGCCCATCTACCTCCGTCTCAGAGATTCAGACTAC CATGGAGAAGAAATGTCCCAGATATTGAAGATGCACTGAATCAAATTCGAGGCACTTTGAGTTCATGCAAGCGGGAGTCCTCTTTCTTGTCCAGCAACTCTAACattag AATCTGCACTCCGTCTCCTAAGCCTCCCACAGTTTCTAAACCTTCCCACTGCCAAGCACTCTCTGCTGTGGAGGCCTACACCAAACTGCTTCAGGAGAAGAGCGTGACTTGCTTTAAGACACttcaacacactgaaaagaCACAAGAGAAGCAACATGATCACAGTCCACAG GACAACCATCTGTCTGATTGCTGTAATTCTGAAAGCCTTTCAAGTAAGGACAGTTTGGAGAATGAGGAGCCCAGTACCGGCATAAAAAATCTGCAGTATTCCTATTCATCATTATTGTTCAACTCAGAGAAGCCCCATCCGGACCCGAGAAAGCAAAATGATTTGTTTCCAGCATCAGACCTAACTTCTCCCTCAGCGATGATGCTTCTTGGTGATGACTTACCCCAATCAAGAAAACTGCATGAGCCCAAGCAGATAAAACAAGAGGACTCTGAAGGGCCTGGCAGTAATATACGCACTTCTAAATCTTCTTGGGGGTTCACATCTTTTGAGCAAACGCCTAAAAGAGAGAGTCAGTCTTCTCTGCACAACTGCAATTTATTAACTCTTTGTGAAATTGCTAGTGCAGACCCTGAGCACTTTGAGGTAAACTCCCAACAAAACAGTCCCATTGACAACGTCACTGTTACAGATGGAGCTGCTCACTGCAACACTGCACTTCAGCCTTCATGTACGAAACAAGAGGCTCTGTTGGATCTCAGGCAGCAGAGGGTCTATGATGACAGACAATTAAAATATCCACCAGCTCCAGAAATCCTTTTGCCTGCCAAAAATGGCAACAGGAAAGACATTTTGTTTGGAGCTCCCCCTAAGCCAAATATTTTCTTAAACGATAGCACAGCAGATAATGCCTCACAAGAAGGAACTCTTCAGCAGACGGGACAAGAAATCCACTATCTGTCATTCCAGAAAGAGCCTGCTGCTTCCATAAACAACCTGAATAAGGTTTCGAGCTCAGAGCCCAACACAGAGAAGCCCATTAATACGACATCCGTGCAACACGCATGCTTGTCTAACCTTCAGTCAGACACACTGAAGTGCCTTAAGAATCCTGAGGAGGAAGTACAAAAATTACCTGTTTCAGCTGGGACATCACATTCAGTGTGTGAAGTCAGATTCATTAAAGGAATCCTTAAAAAACAGTCCAAATATATGTCAGGAGATAGAACTTGTGTGCATGGCTCAGGACATTTGATTTTTGCAAAACAAGTAGCTTTAGCAATCAGAGATAGCGTTGAATTGACCAGGGCAAAAGCTAAGGATGTGGAGGGCAACAACGCCATCAAGAAGAAGCTGCGTTGGTTTGATGAGGTACATgaggacaaagaggacaaaaagtATGACATGATGAATCAGATGAAAAGCAagtcttccagtctttgtcagTCAAGTAGTAACTCAGAGGACCACCAGCTAAGTCTCGCCACAGTCTCAGGGGCTTCCAGGCCTGGACCCAGCATGACCTTTCCAGCCTCCACTGGTTATCACTTTACAAAAGCGTGGGCAGATGTTGGGGTTCAAGTCAGCTTGCCACAGGAAGGAGCAGATGAGGTCAAGGTGCCATGGAGCAGCACCAGGACCGCTGGCCCCAAGGTCCCTCGGAGGGAGCGCTCTGCCAAAGCTGGAGCGGGTCCTGTTTCCTCCCGGACTAGAAAGGGCACTGTCATACGACCTCAATCTGCCACCGAGGTGAGTCAGATTGCCAAAACCCAAGGGAAGATCATGGCGCCCCGCCCACCTCCTGGGATGGAATCGGTGGAAGAGAAGACGCAGCACATCACTAAGACTCCATATGGCATGGATCATACAAGTGTCAACTGTAAACAAGCTGTGGATGTAGAACAGGCCCTGCACAAGAACATCTCAGAGGGCTTTTTCTCACCTTACACACATCATGAAATCAGAACAGATAGTACTGTTATGTACACACCACTGCCACCCTCGTATACCTGCCCTGTCTCAGAGGGCAGCACGAAGCGCGCGCCCAGCTCAGGTCAACAGGAAGCTCAGGGCTGCATTAGAAGAAGAGGGATGGTGTACAGTGAAAAAGGCCTCTGTTTAGATTGCACTCCCACAGATGAGGAGATCTCACAGCTCTGGCACGGTGTCTGCAGTGCTTTAGCCACGAAGGAAG CAAAAGCCAAGCTCAGGAGGCAAGCCCCGGAGAGTGGGCGGGCTGTGAGGAAACCCTGCGTGGAGCCGAGCAGACAGCCTCCTGGCTCAGGGAACACAAGGTTTCCTCAGCCCTCTCAG ccaacaaaacaaaccactgAGCCAGTCAGACCATTTTCCGGCACTTACAACATGGCCTTTCCAGATGAAG GTTTGGAGAGTGCAGCCCAGTTACACCTGGCTGAAGTACGTGCCGAAGGCCTCCTGGAAGAAAGGGATACTGTGGCTGCCATGGAAACAACCCAGACACAGAGGCCTGGCACGGTGCAGCAGCGCAGCCAACAGCAGGGACTCACCACCATTTCCTTGGAAGAGCAGaaaatcctcctctctctggacAGACTCAACCGCCAGCTGTTCT GTGTGCGGGAACATATAGGGGGGAATACTGGCACGCGTGGCCTCGTACTTATTGATGGACCCTCT acgAGGGAAGTGAAAGTCACAAACCATCACAAGCACCGTGCGTCCTCAACTAACAGCCACTCTCGATCCCAGAAGAAACTCTGA
- the cep126 gene encoding centrosomal protein of 126 kDa isoform X2 has product MQFLQDDFFYHSNSRLGADGGLEDEKQLLFEEQKLCRARARKFSSETNRRRKALDQRQKQWDLQEQQLRQNILQQRRQRVQDATERFQRAHLPPSQRFRLPWRRNVPDIEDALNQIRGTLSSCKRESSFLSSNSNIRICTPSPKPPTVSKPSHCQALSAVEAYTKLLQEKSVTCFKTLQHTEKTQEKQHDHSPQDNHLSDCCNSESLSSKDSLENEEPSTGIKNLQYSYSSLLFNSEKPHPDPRKQNDLFPASDLTSPSAMMLLGDDLPQSRKLHEPKQIKQEDSEGPGSNIRTSKSSWGFTSFEQTPKRESQSSLHNCNLLTLCEIASADPEHFEVNSQQNSPIDNVTVTDGAAHCNTALQPSCTKQEALLDLRQQRVYDDRQLKYPPAPEILLPAKNGNRKDILFGAPPKPNIFLNDSTADNASQEGTLQQTGQEIHYLSFQKEPAASINNLNKVSSSEPNTEKPINTTSVQHACLSNLQSDTLKCLKNPEEEVQKLPVSAGTSHSVCEVRFIKGILKKQSKYMSGDRTCVHGSGHLIFAKQVALAIRDSVELTRAKAKDVEGNNAIKKKLRWFDEVHEDKEDKKYDMMNQMKSKSSSLCQSSSNSEDHQLSLATVSGASRPGPSMTFPASTGYHFTKAWADVGVQVSLPQEGADEVKVPWSSTRTAGPKVPRRERSAKAGAGPVSSRTRKGTVIRPQSATEVSQIAKTQGKIMAPRPPPGMESVEEKTQHITKTPYGMDHTSVNCKQAVDVEQALHKNISEGFFSPYTHHEIRTDSTVMYTPLPPSYTCPVSEGSTKRAPSSGQQEAQGCIRRRGMVYSEKGLCLDCTPTDEEISQLWHGVCSALATKEAKAKLRRQAPESGRAVRKPCVEPSRQPPGSGNTRFPQPSQPTKQTTEPVRPFSGTYNMAFPDEGIHSRILHRNSQKTTMKVK; this is encoded by the exons ATGCAATTTCTTCAAGACGACTTCTTCTACCACTC AAATTCAAGGCTGGGAGCTGATGGAGGCCTCGAGGATGAGAAACAACTTTTGTTTGAGGAGCAGAAGTTATGCAGAGCCCGAGCTCGCAAGTTTTCATCGGAAACCAACCGACGCAGGAA GGCTTTGGACCAAAGACAGAAGCAGTGGGACTTGCAGGAGCAACAGCTGAGACAGAACATCCTACAGCAACGCAGACAGCGAGTGCAGGATGCAACAGAGCGCTTCCAAAGAGCCCATCTACCTCCGTCTCAGAGATTCAGACTAC CATGGAGAAGAAATGTCCCAGATATTGAAGATGCACTGAATCAAATTCGAGGCACTTTGAGTTCATGCAAGCGGGAGTCCTCTTTCTTGTCCAGCAACTCTAACattag AATCTGCACTCCGTCTCCTAAGCCTCCCACAGTTTCTAAACCTTCCCACTGCCAAGCACTCTCTGCTGTGGAGGCCTACACCAAACTGCTTCAGGAGAAGAGCGTGACTTGCTTTAAGACACttcaacacactgaaaagaCACAAGAGAAGCAACATGATCACAGTCCACAG GACAACCATCTGTCTGATTGCTGTAATTCTGAAAGCCTTTCAAGTAAGGACAGTTTGGAGAATGAGGAGCCCAGTACCGGCATAAAAAATCTGCAGTATTCCTATTCATCATTATTGTTCAACTCAGAGAAGCCCCATCCGGACCCGAGAAAGCAAAATGATTTGTTTCCAGCATCAGACCTAACTTCTCCCTCAGCGATGATGCTTCTTGGTGATGACTTACCCCAATCAAGAAAACTGCATGAGCCCAAGCAGATAAAACAAGAGGACTCTGAAGGGCCTGGCAGTAATATACGCACTTCTAAATCTTCTTGGGGGTTCACATCTTTTGAGCAAACGCCTAAAAGAGAGAGTCAGTCTTCTCTGCACAACTGCAATTTATTAACTCTTTGTGAAATTGCTAGTGCAGACCCTGAGCACTTTGAGGTAAACTCCCAACAAAACAGTCCCATTGACAACGTCACTGTTACAGATGGAGCTGCTCACTGCAACACTGCACTTCAGCCTTCATGTACGAAACAAGAGGCTCTGTTGGATCTCAGGCAGCAGAGGGTCTATGATGACAGACAATTAAAATATCCACCAGCTCCAGAAATCCTTTTGCCTGCCAAAAATGGCAACAGGAAAGACATTTTGTTTGGAGCTCCCCCTAAGCCAAATATTTTCTTAAACGATAGCACAGCAGATAATGCCTCACAAGAAGGAACTCTTCAGCAGACGGGACAAGAAATCCACTATCTGTCATTCCAGAAAGAGCCTGCTGCTTCCATAAACAACCTGAATAAGGTTTCGAGCTCAGAGCCCAACACAGAGAAGCCCATTAATACGACATCCGTGCAACACGCATGCTTGTCTAACCTTCAGTCAGACACACTGAAGTGCCTTAAGAATCCTGAGGAGGAAGTACAAAAATTACCTGTTTCAGCTGGGACATCACATTCAGTGTGTGAAGTCAGATTCATTAAAGGAATCCTTAAAAAACAGTCCAAATATATGTCAGGAGATAGAACTTGTGTGCATGGCTCAGGACATTTGATTTTTGCAAAACAAGTAGCTTTAGCAATCAGAGATAGCGTTGAATTGACCAGGGCAAAAGCTAAGGATGTGGAGGGCAACAACGCCATCAAGAAGAAGCTGCGTTGGTTTGATGAGGTACATgaggacaaagaggacaaaaagtATGACATGATGAATCAGATGAAAAGCAagtcttccagtctttgtcagTCAAGTAGTAACTCAGAGGACCACCAGCTAAGTCTCGCCACAGTCTCAGGGGCTTCCAGGCCTGGACCCAGCATGACCTTTCCAGCCTCCACTGGTTATCACTTTACAAAAGCGTGGGCAGATGTTGGGGTTCAAGTCAGCTTGCCACAGGAAGGAGCAGATGAGGTCAAGGTGCCATGGAGCAGCACCAGGACCGCTGGCCCCAAGGTCCCTCGGAGGGAGCGCTCTGCCAAAGCTGGAGCGGGTCCTGTTTCCTCCCGGACTAGAAAGGGCACTGTCATACGACCTCAATCTGCCACCGAGGTGAGTCAGATTGCCAAAACCCAAGGGAAGATCATGGCGCCCCGCCCACCTCCTGGGATGGAATCGGTGGAAGAGAAGACGCAGCACATCACTAAGACTCCATATGGCATGGATCATACAAGTGTCAACTGTAAACAAGCTGTGGATGTAGAACAGGCCCTGCACAAGAACATCTCAGAGGGCTTTTTCTCACCTTACACACATCATGAAATCAGAACAGATAGTACTGTTATGTACACACCACTGCCACCCTCGTATACCTGCCCTGTCTCAGAGGGCAGCACGAAGCGCGCGCCCAGCTCAGGTCAACAGGAAGCTCAGGGCTGCATTAGAAGAAGAGGGATGGTGTACAGTGAAAAAGGCCTCTGTTTAGATTGCACTCCCACAGATGAGGAGATCTCACAGCTCTGGCACGGTGTCTGCAGTGCTTTAGCCACGAAGGAAG CAAAAGCCAAGCTCAGGAGGCAAGCCCCGGAGAGTGGGCGGGCTGTGAGGAAACCCTGCGTGGAGCCGAGCAGACAGCCTCCTGGCTCAGGGAACACAAGGTTTCCTCAGCCCTCTCAG ccaacaaaacaaaccactgAGCCAGTCAGACCATTTTCCGGCACTTACAACATGGCCTTTCCAGATGAAGGTATT CACAGCCGTATTTTGCACAGAAattcacaaaaaacaacaatgaaagtCAAGTGA